The proteins below are encoded in one region of Campylobacter rectus:
- a CDS encoding metallophosphoesterase: MIKIKHINEDDYARIFVFGDLHGSLGLFELMIEKINLTKSDLVIILGDSCDRGEDTIGLYKRYAELIRNGYALIHVLGNHEKMMMDGYFGGDALDHQIWLRNGGDKTKRSIYKRNLNSFALSWLKDFISDMPHVVSSEKSIFVHAAFDGGKSEEEQDEDYVLWSIEPFWEGNNTGKQIFHGHVASKENRITGRTNNVFSMDVGAVFFKRLEIMEIKSGEKFEADLREQK, translated from the coding sequence ATGATAAAGATAAAACATATAAACGAAGATGATTACGCGCGGATTTTCGTATTCGGCGATCTGCACGGCTCCCTCGGGCTTTTTGAGCTGATGATTGAAAAGATAAATTTAACAAAAAGCGATTTGGTTATAATCCTGGGCGACAGCTGCGACCGCGGCGAGGATACGATCGGACTTTATAAAAGATACGCCGAGCTTATTAGAAACGGATACGCGCTGATCCACGTACTGGGAAATCACGAGAAAATGATGATGGACGGGTATTTCGGCGGCGACGCGCTAGATCATCAAATTTGGCTTAGAAACGGCGGCGACAAAACCAAAAGATCGATCTACAAGCGAAATTTAAACAGTTTCGCGCTCTCGTGGCTCAAGGACTTTATCAGCGATATGCCCCACGTAGTAAGCTCTGAAAAAAGCATATTCGTCCACGCAGCCTTTGACGGCGGCAAAAGCGAAGAGGAGCAGGACGAGGATTACGTACTGTGGAGTATAGAGCCGTTTTGGGAGGGCAATAATACGGGCAAGCAGATATTTCACGGGCACGTCGCAAGCAAAGAAAATAGGATAACCGGGCGCACGAATAACGTCTTTTCTATGGACGTGGGAGCCGTATTTTTTAAAAGGCTAGAGATAATGGAGATAAAAAGCGGCGAGAAATTTGAAGCGGATTTAAGGGAGCAAAAATGA
- a CDS encoding metallophosphoesterase family protein — MIYFTSDLHFGHSNIMKFHPCFRPFSSVEAMDSALIRHWNERVNPCDTVYNIGDISFHKDMGTNISIFSKLNGKHVLVLGNHDEAIKKHKDELLSIKKQDGNALFEEICEYKEITVQHGQDKFRLVLFHYPLAEWNAGHHGAIQLYGHIHANIANIKSKALNVGYDLHGKILSFEEIYGFVKELPLFEHRKHRMFSEEDSVESRSARIKEVLEKNNT, encoded by the coding sequence ATGATTTATTTTACCTCCGATTTGCATTTCGGACATAGCAATATCATGAAATTTCATCCGTGCTTTAGGCCCTTTTCTAGCGTGGAGGCGATGGATAGCGCGCTCATTCGCCATTGGAACGAGAGGGTAAATCCCTGCGATACGGTCTATAACATAGGTGATATTAGCTTTCACAAGGATATGGGGACCAATATATCCATATTTAGCAAGCTAAACGGCAAGCACGTCCTAGTGCTGGGCAATCACGACGAGGCGATAAAAAAGCATAAAGACGAGCTGTTATCCATAAAAAAACAGGACGGCAACGCGCTGTTTGAGGAGATTTGCGAATACAAAGAGATAACGGTGCAGCACGGGCAGGATAAATTTCGCCTCGTGCTCTTTCACTATCCGCTAGCCGAGTGGAACGCAGGTCACCACGGTGCGATCCAGCTATACGGCCACATCCACGCAAATATCGCAAATATAAAAAGCAAGGCACTAAACGTCGGCTACGACCTGCACGGCAAGATTTTGAGCTTTGAGGAAATTTATGGTTTCGTTAAAGAGCTACCGCTTTTTGAACATCGCAAACACAGGATGTTTAGCGAAGAAGATAGCGTAGAGAGCAGAAGCGCAAGGATAAAAGAGGTTTTAGAAAAAAATAATACATAG
- a CDS encoding helix-turn-helix domain-containing protein: protein MQIYERINQILKNKGLKKKDFLNRFLSLNPTLKSSGESPSIPSIYNYLSGNREIKAELIPFIAKALEVSEQELFLDDDNSTDLLKELLNKQSQSSALNRKNQLIMELLSLCEYASEPLLERVLGVLEKNKEICVQSMKQLSDINLNRL from the coding sequence ATGCAAATATACGAGCGTATAAATCAGATCCTAAAAAACAAGGGCTTAAAGAAAAAAGACTTTTTGAATAGATTTCTTTCTCTAAACCCGACCCTGAAAAGTAGCGGCGAAAGTCCGTCGATACCATCTATATACAACTACCTAAGCGGCAACAGAGAGATCAAAGCCGAGCTAATCCCATTTATCGCCAAGGCTCTTGAGGTTAGCGAGCAAGAGCTATTTTTAGACGACGACAACTCGACTGATCTTCTAAAAGAGCTACTAAACAAGCAAAGCCAAAGCTCAGCGCTAAACCGTAAAAATCAGCTCATCATGGAGCTACTTAGCCTTTGCGAGTATGCCTCCGAGCCGCTTTTGGAGCGCGTGTTGGGCGTGCTTGAAAAGAACAAGGAAATATGCGTCCAAAGCATGAAGCAGCTCTCCGATATAAATTTGAACAGACTCTAG
- a CDS encoding type IV secretory system conjugative DNA transfer family protein — MRPIGFLRYEEGEQSSGEIGFAKQEEDAQICKGGNLIIPCNFTHAAIIGETGCGKTTSMIYPNLLDRMQRGHGVFVFDYKGCEESAVKALAKRAGRLKDVVVVGTFLGEKINLIKDISGRDFKNTTSALMKTIDSFWQEYGANLTLSIFNFLKALGEFTDIVGKHNIRGFAQAVRLSDAYPFNIHTIRNLTQDILKFTEFLASVNGDLKLNLDQVVNEKKEVRLRLKDLLASKQNLSDIMGRFDLTKAKNDEKVINDFRNLSIMATVINELADDETVNADKNSISQYLNEGKIVVFNAINSSSQTLAMLLDSFIPSFIKRAGGENLIPISLFLDETAKIAGKNSNFHEEILRQSKVELILAFQNESTLKKELGYDKYEALIGNMVDIYLMKNKSLFTIGSGAVNCSRLKPFECLHDGERNLLKPMFIDEVEKREAAYEFELINKLQEKMLEKKAKGCVMKFSEWHFRNGQITLVDVKSGKEKIGELKDSVLGI; from the coding sequence ATGAGACCGATAGGTTTTTTAAGGTACGAAGAGGGAGAGCAAAGCTCTGGCGAGATAGGATTTGCCAAACAAGAAGAAGACGCGCAAATTTGCAAGGGGGGCAATCTCATAATCCCTTGCAACTTCACTCACGCTGCTATCATCGGCGAGACTGGTTGCGGCAAAACTACTTCGATGATATATCCAAATTTGCTCGACAGGATGCAGCGAGGACACGGGGTATTCGTGTTTGATTACAAAGGTTGCGAAGAGAGCGCGGTTAAGGCTCTGGCTAAAAGAGCGGGCAGGTTAAAAGACGTCGTCGTGGTCGGAACGTTTCTTGGTGAAAAGATAAATTTGATAAAAGATATCTCGGGCAGAGACTTTAAAAATACTACTAGCGCTCTTATGAAAACCATAGATAGTTTTTGGCAAGAATACGGCGCAAATTTGACGCTGAGTATATTTAACTTTTTAAAAGCATTGGGCGAATTTACGGACATCGTTGGAAAACATAACATAAGGGGTTTTGCTCAAGCCGTCCGCCTAAGCGACGCATATCCGTTCAATATCCACACTATAAGAAATTTGACGCAGGATATTTTAAAATTTACCGAATTTTTAGCAAGCGTTAACGGCGACTTGAAATTAAACCTAGACCAAGTCGTAAACGAGAAAAAAGAGGTTCGCTTGAGGCTTAAAGATCTGCTAGCGTCTAAGCAAAATTTGAGCGATATTATGGGTAGATTTGACCTTACTAAAGCAAAAAACGACGAAAAGGTAATAAATGACTTTAGAAATCTCTCCATCATGGCTACCGTTATCAACGAACTAGCCGACGACGAGACGGTAAACGCTGATAAAAACAGTATCTCGCAGTATCTAAACGAAGGCAAGATAGTTGTGTTTAACGCGATAAACTCAAGTAGCCAAACCTTGGCTATGCTTTTAGATAGCTTTATTCCGAGCTTTATCAAAAGAGCCGGCGGGGAAAATTTGATCCCTATTAGCTTATTTTTGGACGAAACGGCAAAAATCGCCGGCAAAAACTCAAATTTTCACGAGGAAATTTTGCGCCAAAGCAAGGTCGAGCTCATTCTCGCCTTTCAAAACGAATCTACTCTAAAAAAGGAGCTGGGATATGATAAATACGAAGCTTTGATAGGAAATATGGTGGACATATATCTGATGAAAAACAAAAGCTTGTTCACTATCGGCTCGGGCGCGGTAAACTGCTCTAGACTAAAGCCTTTTGAGTGCTTGCATGACGGCGAGAGAAATTTACTCAAGCCGATGTTTATAGACGAGGTCGAAAAGCGCGAAGCGGCCTATGAGTTTGAGCTCATAAATAAACTACAAGAAAAAATGCTCGAAAAAAAAGCCAAAGGATGCGTGATGAAATTTAGCGAATGGCATTTTAGAAACGGGCAAATAACTCTCGTGGACGTAAAGAGCGGAAAGGAAAAAATCGGTGAGCTAAAAGATAGCGTGCTGGGAATTTAA
- a CDS encoding Lcl C-terminal domain-containing protein, with translation MNKYLIAIALLFVSANSEALKAVCHRDDDKRVVICEEDKLGRLMWQDNTTYKYEWNDSRRYCEKLGLAGYSDWRLPTRFELLSITDDDRYNPAINEAFKNVESGKYWTSEKSVISRNCIWNVNFIDGSYGDFERSSDRHFIRCVRNY, from the coding sequence ATGAATAAATATTTAATAGCTATAGCGCTACTTTTTGTATCAGCGAACTCCGAAGCCTTAAAAGCTGTTTGTCATAGAGACGACGATAAAAGAGTCGTAATATGCGAGGAAGACAAGCTTGGGAGATTAATGTGGCAGGACAACACTACTTATAAATACGAATGGAATGACTCTAGACGCTATTGCGAAAAGCTAGGTCTAGCCGGATATTCGGACTGGAGGCTGCCTACTAGATTCGAACTTTTGAGCATTACCGACGATGATAGGTATAATCCAGCGATAAACGAAGCCTTTAAAAATGTCGAATCTGGGAAATATTGGACAAGTGAAAAAAGTGTAATCAGTAGGAATTGTATATGGAATGTGAATTTTATAGACGGTAGCTACGGCGACTTCGAAAGATCTTCAGATCGCCACTTCATCCGCTGCGTCCGAAACTACTAA
- a CDS encoding Lcl C-terminal domain-containing protein, with the protein MNKFFITLTLFCVALNAEALKTFCDKNDAENIVICEEVKLGKLEWQDGAEIFQGTWDEAGRYCEDLNLAGRSDWRLPTRSELLSITADSENKLTTNEAFKNAKSAYYWSSVKNSADSSNAWAVSFKGSEGAWGVKLTNRYYVRCVRVVKSPQAGQNMRPKSNEPKVLDDILKVISNLAEPKIVSSDYILLEHNNFIRRNDVKEVVIDTAYRLMWQDGAEIFKGTLDEAKQYCKDLNFAGFSDWKLPSRKELISITDGRYYSSRSINPVFKNFETGLYWSNTKHAEYPSIMLLISFDLFGGVGWAGENADCFARCVREY; encoded by the coding sequence GTGAATAAATTTTTTATAACCTTAACGCTATTTTGTGTAGCCTTAAATGCCGAAGCCTTAAAGACGTTTTGCGATAAAAATGACGCTGAAAATATCGTAATATGCGAGGAAGTAAAACTAGGTAAGCTTGAATGGCAGGATGGAGCGGAAATTTTTCAAGGCACTTGGGATGAGGCGGGCCGCTATTGCGAGGATCTAAATTTGGCCGGTCGTTCAGATTGGAGATTGCCTACTAGATCGGAGCTTTTAAGTATCACTGCCGATAGCGAAAACAAGTTAACTACAAACGAAGCTTTTAAGAACGCCAAATCGGCATATTACTGGAGTTCCGTAAAAAATTCCGCCGATTCGTCCAATGCATGGGCCGTAAGTTTTAAAGGTAGCGAAGGGGCATGGGGCGTTAAATTAACCAATCGTTATTACGTTCGTTGCGTTAGAGTCGTTAAATCCCCTCAAGCAGGTCAAAATATGCGACCTAAAAGCAATGAACCTAAAGTATTGGATGATATTTTGAAGGTAATTTCAAATTTGGCTGAACCCAAAATAGTGTCATCCGATTATATTTTGTTGGAACATAACAACTTTATACGTCGAAACGATGTTAAAGAGGTTGTGATAGACACGGCGTATAGACTAATGTGGCAAGACGGCGCCGAAATATTTAAAGGGACGTTAGATGAAGCAAAACAATACTGCAAGGATTTAAATTTTGCAGGCTTTAGCGACTGGAAACTACCTAGCAGGAAAGAGCTGATAAGTATAACTGATGGTCGCTATTATTCTAGCCGATCCATAAATCCTGTTTTTAAAAACTTCGAAACCGGTTTGTACTGGAGCAATACGAAGCACGCAGAATATCCGTCCATCATGCTGCTTATTAGTTTTGATTTATTCGGCGGCGTCGGCTGGGCTGGAGAGAATGCTGATTGCTTTGCAAGATGCGTGAGAGAGTATTGA
- a CDS encoding Lcl C-terminal domain-containing protein produces the protein MKKILAFIALFAIFAVGATADQMGEVEAEEFYKSEFKKAGLPPALKGEAYKRVFNEYMDEDPDGLLRNGKHKELAKFRTKYCYRGFYEACQKLGEQYMLGLGVETDFKRSVLLMNYSLINSEYKYLKIRSKKMLDLLKSISEEKVSADKRTKAIIHAFAEATMQCYQEKTKERNCLFSLILSEAIPTSLIDNEIPTLNGQKALDIKLAVVEMMKEDIGKHKSSSQFVPMIIYYNEMLSYASNSRTQTPNLTQSETAPSSYEVTYRDDSERTVVDTTYRLMWQDDDKIFEGTWDEAKHYCENLNFAWYDDWSLPTRSELLSIIDDSKDHPAINGTFKNVKQDRYWSSMKSADSSPNAWVVNFKFGYEGWSSASGKSFVRCVRRY, from the coding sequence ATGAAAAAAATTCTAGCGTTTATAGCACTTTTTGCGATATTCGCCGTAGGTGCAACTGCCGATCAGATGGGTGAAGTTGAGGCCGAAGAGTTTTACAAGTCAGAATTTAAAAAAGCCGGACTTCCGCCTGCATTAAAAGGAGAGGCATATAAAAGAGTTTTTAACGAGTATATGGATGAAGATCCTGATGGGCTTTTGAGAAATGGCAAGCATAAAGAACTAGCTAAATTTAGGACCAAATACTGTTATAGAGGCTTTTATGAAGCGTGCCAAAAGCTGGGAGAGCAATATATGCTTGGCTTAGGAGTAGAGACGGATTTTAAACGGTCGGTTCTGCTTATGAATTACAGTTTGATAAATTCTGAGTATAAATACCTCAAAATACGTAGTAAAAAAATGTTGGATCTACTAAAGTCAATAAGCGAAGAAAAAGTAAGCGCCGACAAGCGTACAAAAGCAATTATCCATGCTTTTGCAGAAGCTACAATGCAATGCTATCAAGAAAAAACAAAAGAAAGAAACTGTCTATTTTCCTTAATATTATCTGAGGCTATTCCTACTAGCCTAATAGACAATGAAATTCCAACACTTAATGGTCAAAAGGCTCTTGATATAAAATTAGCTGTCGTTGAAATGATGAAGGAAGACATTGGAAAACATAAATCCTCTTCCCAGTTTGTTCCCATGATCATATACTATAATGAAATGCTTTCTTATGCATCTAACTCTAGGACACAAACTCCAAATTTAACTCAGTCCGAAACGGCTCCTTCGAGTTATGAAGTGACGTATCGTGACGATAGTGAAAGAACTGTAGTGGATACTACCTATAGATTGATGTGGCAAGACGATGATAAAATATTTGAGGGCACATGGGACGAAGCTAAACATTACTGTGAAAACTTAAATTTTGCATGGTATGACGACTGGAGCCTGCCTACAAGATCTGAGCTTTTGAGCATCATTGACGATAGCAAGGATCATCCAGCTATAAACGGCACCTTTAAAAACGTTAAGCAGGATCGATACTGGAGCTCTATGAAAAGCGCGGATAGCTCACCTAATGCTTGGGTCGTAAATTTTAAATTCGGATACGAAGGTTGGAGTAGCGCGTCCGGTAAAAGTTTTGTACGATGCGTTAGACGGTATTGA
- a CDS encoding Lcl domain-containing protein — protein MRSTKCRALRAVCYSHNAKDIVACEEKGLGRLMWQDGTDIFEGNWDKAKRYCENLDFAGYSDWRLPSKDEFLRIPNKNKNNVFQKHRRTISMELYKASKIFIFFICIKEKYAWDSDNYGGANDLNFVRCVRNY, from the coding sequence TTGCGTAGCACTAAATGCCGAGCCTTAAGGGCGGTTTGCTATAGTCATAATGCCAAGGATATAGTAGCGTGTGAAGAAAAAGGACTAGGCAGGCTAATGTGGCAAGACGGAACTGATATATTTGAGGGTAATTGGGACAAAGCGAAACGCTACTGCGAAAATTTAGATTTTGCGGGATACTCGGACTGGAGGCTACCGAGCAAGGATGAGTTTTTGAGAATACCAAATAAAAACAAGAACAATGTTTTTCAAAAACACAGAAGAACAATATCTATGGAGCTCTACAAAGCATCCAAAATCTTCATATTTTTCATTTGTATCAAAGAAAAATATGCATGGGATAGTGACAATTACGGCGGAGCTAACGATCTAAATTTCGTTCGTTGCGTACGCAACTATTAA
- a CDS encoding Lcl C-terminal domain-containing protein, with translation MKKFIFLAAFCALLNAAEITPQCQRDDAKEVVVCSDKKLGNLMWQDGAKIAEATFEQAKDYCENLNFAGYAGWRLPSKAEILSIADKSKYEPAIKREFKYIAGVGASYWSGDKFEGDKNRAWIVVFKRGGDNWSELDKQNFVRCVRDAQISQASQNTPSNNNSANLHNDSKVETPSLAKSEAAPAARVAPPSNEAMYRDDSKSVVIDSVYKLMWQDGADIFEGDWDEAERYCENLNFAGYLGWRLPNRLELLSIADDSMVINKSFKYIGKDEYEAYWSSTKNSNSSSIAWVVVFEGDDGYWDDISGRRFVRCVRQY, from the coding sequence ATGAAAAAATTTATCTTTCTAGCAGCATTTTGCGCTCTTTTAAACGCGGCGGAGATAACGCCACAGTGTCAAAGAGATGACGCTAAAGAGGTCGTCGTATGCTCCGATAAAAAGCTTGGAAATCTAATGTGGCAAGACGGCGCAAAGATAGCGGAGGCTACGTTTGAGCAGGCTAAAGACTACTGCGAGAATCTAAATTTTGCGGGATATGCCGGCTGGAGACTACCGAGTAAGGCTGAAATTTTAAGCATAGCCGATAAAAGCAAATATGAACCGGCTATAAAAAGGGAGTTTAAATACATAGCCGGAGTCGGCGCGTCTTATTGGAGCGGGGATAAATTTGAAGGCGATAAAAACCGTGCGTGGATAGTTGTTTTTAAACGAGGCGGGGATAATTGGAGCGAGCTAGATAAGCAAAATTTCGTTCGCTGCGTGAGAGACGCTCAAATTTCGCAAGCTAGTCAAAATACTCCGTCCAATAATAACTCGGCAAATTTACATAACGACTCTAAGGTAGAAACTCCGAGTTTAGCCAAATCCGAAGCAGCGCCCGCCGCTCGCGTCGCACCGCCAAGTAACGAGGCGATGTACCGCGACGATAGCAAAAGCGTCGTGATAGATAGCGTATATAAACTAATGTGGCAAGACGGAGCTGATATATTTGAAGGTGATTGGGACGAAGCGGAACGCTACTGCGAAAATTTAAATTTCGCAGGATACTTAGGCTGGAGATTGCCAAACAGATTAGAGCTTTTAAGCATCGCGGACGATAGTATGGTTATAAATAAGTCCTTTAAATACATAGGAAAAGACGAATACGAAGCTTACTGGAGTTCTACTAAAAACTCCAACAGCTCGTCGATCGCGTGGGTCGTGGTTTTTGAAGGTGATGACGGTTACTGGGACGACATTTCTGGTCGCCGCTTCGTGCGGTGTGTCCGGCAGTATTGA
- a CDS encoding Lcl C-terminal domain-containing protein — translation MKQKLHVPIFKGLVCQKRKYNDEGEAYECHEDMSVQYPLIKTADLKEYAERMIEDFVKTDHGFFCSSQGRTSSRNVYYVYKDMVLIGNYDHYDACGTAHPAFESQIYIGEKEIPTSDIVKNKVGLAVAIKKHIADNLDKYGYDSRDNERLQEIKTVKDKANIKIVNDYFIIDQGSIDTFYLSNSASSDKYTLTYQEVEPYLTDGIKGYFKNAGRQNLDQNFRLEPYRIPAHEASAPQNQASVTPQSNSQILGKKYKFNDGFSIDVNSGIVLDAIYGLMWQDAAEIFKGSYKDAVSYCENLNHGGYSDWRLPSASELLSITDYGRYKPAINKAFKYVGKEGGDKYGSYWSSTGASFDADGVWVVQFSSGFDNWVKINSGDNFARCVRNLK, via the coding sequence TTGAAACAAAAGCTTCATGTGCCGATTTTTAAAGGCCTTGTTTGTCAGAAAAGAAAATATAACGATGAAGGCGAAGCCTATGAGTGTCACGAAGATATGAGTGTTCAATATCCGCTCATAAAGACTGCCGATCTTAAAGAATATGCCGAAAGAATGATAGAGGATTTCGTTAAAACCGATCATGGATTTTTTTGTAGTAGCCAAGGGAGAACATCTAGTAGAAATGTTTATTATGTCTATAAAGATATGGTATTGATAGGAAATTATGATCATTATGATGCTTGTGGTACGGCTCATCCTGCTTTTGAATCGCAAATTTACATAGGCGAAAAGGAGATACCAACCTCAGATATCGTAAAAAATAAAGTGGGTTTGGCTGTGGCTATTAAAAAGCATATAGCGGATAATTTAGACAAATATGGATATGATTCTCGCGATAATGAACGCTTGCAAGAAATTAAAACCGTAAAAGACAAAGCGAATATAAAAATCGTAAATGATTATTTTATAATAGATCAGGGTTCAATCGATACATTCTATCTGTCCAACAGCGCAAGCTCAGACAAATATACTTTAACTTACCAAGAGGTAGAACCGTATTTGACGGACGGGATTAAAGGATACTTTAAAAATGCAGGTAGGCAAAATTTAGATCAAAATTTTAGGCTTGAGCCGTATCGAATTCCTGCACACGAAGCCTCTGCACCGCAAAATCAAGCATCCGTAACGCCGCAGTCAAATTCGCAAATTTTAGGCAAAAAATACAAATTCAACGACGGTTTTAGCATAGACGTAAACTCCGGCATCGTCTTGGACGCGATTTACGGACTAATGTGGCAAGATGCGGCGGAAATTTTTAAAGGTTCGTATAAAGACGCCGTGAGCTACTGCGAAAATTTAAACCACGGCGGTTACTCGGACTGGAGATTACCAAGCGCCAGCGAGCTTTTAAGTATAACCGACTACGGCAGATATAAACCGGCTATAAACAAAGCTTTTAAATATGTCGGCAAAGAGGGCGGCGATAAATACGGCTCGTATTGGAGCTCGACCGGAGCCAGCTTTGATGCCGACGGAGTCTGGGTCGTGCAGTTTAGTAGCGGCTTTGACAACTGGGTTAAGATAAACTCAGGGGATAACTTCGCGCGCTGCGTGAGAAATTTAAAATAA
- a CDS encoding IS1595 family transposase: protein MSTMKNKYIVRSRISEKKFREILKYFTEDIEASKISNLTKISEVTLCKIFREIRILVSKECEKISKFSGEIEIDESYFGAKRVRGKRGRGASGKQPVFGMLKRDGKVYTQIVKNCSASELIPILSQYSELDSSTIYSDCWKAYDGLVDYGAKAHYRVKHSKNEFANGKNHVNGIENFWGYAKHRLSKFKGIKKENFLLHLKECEFRYNTKTTQENLYQKLLKLIRENPLKFN from the coding sequence ATGAGCACAATGAAAAATAAGTATATAGTCCGTTCCCGAATTTCAGAGAAGAAATTTAGAGAAATTCTCAAGTACTTTACAGAAGACATAGAAGCATCAAAGATATCGAATTTAACTAAAATTTCAGAAGTAACACTATGTAAAATCTTTAGAGAAATAAGAATTCTAGTGTCTAAAGAGTGTGAAAAGATAAGCAAATTTAGCGGCGAGATAGAAATAGACGAAAGCTACTTCGGAGCTAAGAGAGTAAGAGGTAAAAGAGGTAGAGGAGCAAGCGGAAAGCAGCCGGTATTTGGAATGCTAAAGCGTGACGGCAAAGTTTATACTCAAATAGTTAAAAACTGTTCTGCTAGTGAACTAATACCCATACTATCGCAATATAGCGAGCTTGATAGCTCTACTATCTATTCTGATTGCTGGAAAGCTTATGACGGATTAGTAGATTATGGAGCTAAAGCTCATTATAGAGTGAAGCACTCTAAAAATGAATTCGCTAACGGTAAAAACCATGTAAACGGTATAGAAAACTTCTGGGGATATGCTAAACACAGATTATCTAAATTTAAAGGTATAAAGAAAGAGAATTTTCTGTTGCACCTAAAGGAATGCGAATTTAGATATAATACTAAAACTACACAGGAAAACTTATATCAGAAACTATTGAAATTGATAAGAGAGAATCCGCTTAAGTTTAATTGA
- a CDS encoding 5-methylcytosine restriction system specificity protein McrC: MFKDNSSCDHVTHQKEITFDELAKGKTDIIFLNGRHDKFKPKIKDDKDAHYILKKCEDGNYIFGNYIGRFAFEGQEYVINSRFGKELEAKLLKTIDSAFFSSGGSVAGASGDIPMDYVLYASFISRLKLAKLSGFPSVYKKIPFRDYALHGSLDVKNFIKKDQPFMGKISSRKSSRVPDEVVARVLLKAYDILVRKNPKFALYDKEIRNFLLANANGEMKSVKDINVALNSKSVMNELYKDYKIALQIARVIILQDSRYANENAVKNLNFGYLLYAPNLFELYVKGLIEEALKILREKHNLDFMLLYQWPNDDERYRVDYLLKDKKDRTIVIDAKYRYFCERCGYCNETDMSNLVQIGKYIAAYKAKMGILVYARNCSCHKVLSENKEPIYLINVLDCPSKKDFNESIEAFKLGLANVIKKNFEEKK; the protein is encoded by the coding sequence ATGTTTAAAGATAATAGCTCCTGCGATCACGTAACGCATCAAAAAGAAATAACCTTTGATGAGCTGGCAAAAGGTAAGACGGATATAATCTTTTTAAACGGACGGCACGATAAATTTAAACCCAAGATAAAAGACGACAAAGATGCGCACTATATCCTTAAAAAGTGCGAAGACGGTAACTATATATTCGGCAACTATATAGGCCGTTTTGCCTTTGAGGGGCAAGAGTATGTCATAAACTCTCGTTTCGGCAAAGAACTAGAAGCCAAGCTTTTAAAAACTATCGACTCCGCGTTTTTTAGCTCTGGCGGTAGCGTCGCAGGCGCAAGCGGCGACATTCCTATGGACTACGTCCTTTATGCCTCATTTATCAGCCGCTTAAAGCTAGCTAAGCTAAGCGGCTTCCCAAGCGTTTATAAAAAGATTCCTTTTAGAGACTACGCCCTGCACGGAAGTCTTGACGTTAAAAATTTCATCAAAAAAGATCAGCCCTTTATGGGTAAAATTTCAAGCCGCAAAAGCTCGCGAGTGCCCGACGAAGTGGTCGCAAGGGTGCTTTTAAAAGCTTACGATATCTTGGTTAGAAAAAACCCTAAATTTGCGCTTTACGATAAGGAGATTAGAAATTTTTTACTAGCTAACGCTAACGGCGAGATGAAAAGCGTAAAAGATATAAACGTAGCCTTAAACTCAAAATCCGTGATGAACGAGCTTTATAAAGACTACAAAATCGCTCTTCAAATCGCTAGGGTTATCATTTTACAAGATTCAAGATACGCGAACGAAAACGCCGTCAAAAATCTAAATTTCGGTTATTTGCTGTATGCGCCCAATCTTTTTGAGCTTTACGTAAAAGGGTTGATAGAGGAAGCTTTGAAGATATTAAGAGAAAAGCATAATTTAGATTTCATGCTTCTTTATCAATGGCCAAATGATGACGAAAGATATAGGGTTGATTATCTACTAAAAGATAAAAAAGACCGCACTATCGTAATAGACGCAAAGTATAGATACTTTTGCGAGAGGTGCGGCTACTGCAACGAAACCGATATGTCCAATTTAGTCCAAATCGGTAAATATATTGCAGCCTATAAAGCGAAAATGGGGATTTTGGTATATGCTAGAAACTGTTCTTGCCATAAAGTACTTTCTGAAAACAAGGAACCCATTTACTTGATAAATGTCTTGGATTGCCCTAGTAAAAAAGATTTCAATGAGAGCATAGAAGCTTTTAAATTGGGTTTAGCCAATGTCATAAAGAAAAACTTTGAGGAGAAAAAATGA